The stretch of DNA CGTGTATTTGACGGAATTGGCCAGTTTTCGCGCAATCGTACAGGGGCGAGTGGGCCAAATGGGCGGCTGTGGGTGGATATCCTGGGCTCTCGATGACCGGGGGCTAAAGCCACGGCAGCCCCCGCCAGTGAGAACTGtgttacaagtgattaaaatagTAATGTATTAAATATTACACTACTTTAAAAGTTATGAAACATCcaaaatgactttttattatgCAGTGTATTCTGTTCTTTTAATAACTTCACTAAGAATGAAACCTTCAGAAATATTAAGgaaggaaaatgtaaaataatacagaCGAGTGTCTGGAGCTCAGCGCCCACACCCACCCAAAAACCACCAAGGGGTCCTCGTTATGGTTTATTAAACGCAGCTACAGTAACGCGTATTTATGAACTTTTCACCTCTGTGACTTTTTTTGCCATCAAATTAAGTTTCCTGTcgtcaataaaagaaaaaaaaaatgaaacagaaatactAGAAAGTATGAGGGACCCCCAGTCACGTCACTTACTAACCTATGTGTTTGGGGGGCTGGAGCCCATCtgagctagcacagggcacaaggcaggaggagCACCAGGACAAGGCACCGGTCCAGCACACACGCGCACATACGGGTGGGTGTGGATTGGGGCGTGGCTAATTTAGGGTGGCCACTTCACCCATCCTGCATGTCCTTGAACTGTGTGAAGACCCCCACAAggacacggcgagaacatgcgGACCAGTCTCCTTACGGCGGGGCAGCAGTGCCACCCTGTTgttgacatttctttttaaattgtgtgaCATTTAATGATGGCCTTCACCTGCCaagaaatcaaaatcaaacataaaaggcgctatatctcCAAATGACGGCGCTAATCCTAAGCATTGACCCCCGCTGTGTAATGTCATGTAGCTGTCACCACCTGCCACGTTGTCAGAAATGAGAACTGAACTTCATGAGATTAAGCTTACTctgcaaaggcactatataaaatcaggAGCCCCCCCAACACCTGGTGCCACCACTCTGTGCCCTGCCAGGGTCCACACACTACAAATGGGCATCATGTGTTTGGAACTGTCATCTCCAGAAAGGCACCATATTGATAAGTCAGTCATTTGCCAGCCCACCTTATTATCCTGGGGGTCTTGGGTCCTTGCtggcttgtttgttttttaatttctgttactCAGCGAGCGTTTGTATGAACTCAGACggccacacacacacgcacacgcacacgcacgcGCACACGCGCAGGTGAGCCGAGCCGCCAGTAAAGACTCCGGTTGGTCCTCACAGTGTCTCTCCCCTCTCGTCTCCCCTCAGGTGTTTGTGGCCTTTCGTCCCAAGCTGCCAACGTGCTGAGCTTCACCATCCAGCCGGGCTCACTTAAGCCCATCAATACGACGGACTCGGGGGTGCAGAGAGCCGTGAAGGTGGCCACCTACGAATACAACAACCGGTCAAACGACGAGTTCATCTTCAGGGCTTCAGAGGTCGACGAGGCGGAAATCCAGGTGAGCGGCCGCCGCGTCACGAGGGGACAGGATTGGGAATGGAGGACCTCCAGCCACAAGGGGGGCACCTGTTCAGCCATCACGGTGGCGGCTCCTGAGTGTCCCCTTTACACCCCGCCAGTCACATTCCTCGAGTCGCTCTGCCCAGGATCTTCAATGTGTTGTGCCCACTTGTGTTTACTTGCTCTCAAATGACAAATGGAGGGGCTTGTTTGAGGAAGCGGCGGCAGACGTCAGTGAGTACATGGAGGCCGCTGACGAGGGTCTTCCCCATCCAAATATCGGCGGGTCAATGGAGACGTACAGGGCAGACCACCTTATGGCGGGATTCGTGAGAGCCACCAAGTCTGTTCATTAATTTGGTCTACTCCGGTatcttaacacacacacaaacacacacacgcactctgAGAGCCTAGTCAGACCACAGTGTTGTTAAGTGGTGCCCCTCTGGCACATCCAGTCCCTTCCACATAAGTCTGTCACCAGTCTGTCACCTCTCAGTACTCCATTGGGACTCGCTGCCACCAGCACTAAACCATCAGAACAGTCTGGACAGGgacgggccattcagccccacaaagctcaccagtcctgtcccaaaagaacatcaagtcgagttttgaaggtccctaaagtccacaCTTCTTGGTCACTTACTTTGTGTCTGCGGTCCTCGGTTTGTGTGACATCCACCATTCTAGCCACTAACAGACATACAACTGTCCCCAAGACGCGCGAAGGTGCAGCACCCACCTTACTGTGTGCACGTTGACCCTTCTGCCCTCTAAGCTGGCATTCGTTGCCACCGTTGTGACAGAAGTAGAAGGCTTTGGGTTTCTTCTCTGATGAGGAGTTGCCCACCTTTGTTTGTTCTTTGCCCACCAGGTGGTTAAAGGAGTGAAGTACTTCCTGGCTGTGAAGATAAGTCGCACGGTGTGCCACAAGCGGGACCGTCCTGACCTGGACAATTGTGACTTCCAGCCAGATGGACGGCTCAAACAGGTAAGGTGGCTCTTTGTGACGAGGAGATCGTCCTTGGCTGTGAATGTCACACTGATGGCTTCAGGTGGGTGTACATGCGGtgattttttacataaaaagagAAGTTTGACAAATGCGAGACCCGACCATTCAGTCCACCAGGAAGTGGTGTCATCCGCTTCGTTTTGTGAGACTGCGATGTCTGGAAGCCCCTAGAGCTGGCATCTCCACATCCAAGGTCACAGTCGTCTTCCAGAAGAGAGTGGCAGGTAGTTCAGGAGTGCAAGATGCCAGTGGCCTCATGCACAGTTGATGACAGAGGTGACAGGTAGACTGACCttcaaaatgatgatgatgatgaggatgaaTGAGGCGATGAAGCCCAACGTCACAGGTGCCTTTCTACAGGATTAACAATCGATTCAGTGCGCAACAGGTGGGCTCcattcaagttctagaaacatctcaaggagaatttaAAGCACAtgggaggcacctgagcacaacCTGGAGAGTCGCAGCAAcgagtctgaatacttgtaggACGGAGAGATCTTAGTTTTTGTCATTAAGTTTTTACAGCCATGAcaacgctggagtggctttggggacaagtctctgactgtccttgagtgccCATAGGACATGTGTGGGGAGGCCTAAAGATGGAGGGTCACAGACGCTTCTGATCCAATCTAACAGGGCTGGACAAggagaagaatgggataaactgcacaCATGCAGGTGTGCAAAGCGTGTAGAGAAGCCACCAAGAAGACTCAcagctgccaaaggggcttcaccTCTAGAGAGTCCTGAATGAAGGGTCTGGATGAAAGACTTCAGCAAAGACAACACTGGAGCAGGTCTGAACACCTCTAGGAACGAGAGATTTCAGGTGTTGACTTTTAAATTTTAGTCCTAAGCATTCATGACAGCGCTGGGGTGGCTTTGgggacaactctgtgactgtccttgagtgacccataGGGcacgtgtggagagacctgaagatggctcttctcatccagtctaatggggtgtgagaggatctgccaggaagaatgggatacacGGCAGACATCAAGTTGTGAAATGCTTGTAGGGACTCCGCCAAGAAGACCCCaagctgccaaaggggcttcttccAGGTCCTGAATTCTGGGTCTGAACacttcagcttttgatttttaataaatccacAAGCCTTTCTAAATACATGTGTACGTTGAATCTGAAGTGACTGGCTGGCGCTGCCCGCTGTTGACTGGTGCTGCTTGCCACTGGTCAGTCAAGTGCTGTGCCATTAATCAGGTGCCACTCCATCATTTTGGGTCTGCCAATGTGCTCCTTAAAGGTTGACAGCTTTTTATAGAAGTGCGGTGACGGCAGGGGGAGCAGACACTTCATTTTGTGACTGTCACTAGCGGGTATCGACTTGTAATGTTCTCATCCTAAATCCTCCGTTGGACGGGTTTCGACACTCTGTGACATAATAAAGACCCCTTCAGGGTTGTCACGTGACTTTGTCATTTGGATTCTGTCCTCAGATCGATGTTTCAAAACGTTGGTGACTCGAATGAGTTTTAAATCGAGGTCTTGAGCCCGAGATCATTACTGGGAGCCACTGGTCAAGACAGCACAGCAGAGGGGCTCCTGCGTCAGCTTCCTTTGATTTATTTTGGGGGGAGTGCTTAGTTTCTGAGGGGCTTCTTTAACACcactgacctgtttttttttttacattgaaagTCCCAATCCTCATAAAGGAGCATTTCCAATTTTAGGCCTGAGACGTACTCCTAATGCACAGGAGGGTCCGTTCTCCCGACCCACCCACGTGACGACTATGGAGCATGACAGTCGGTGGCAGGCAGAgctgtcttaatgtatgggcactggTTGGGGGTCCTCAATGTTTCTGTTTCACTGTCACAACAGCAGCCCAGGTGCACCCCCTTAGCCCTGTGATGCCCGCTCTGCCAGGACCGAACCGGAAACCTCATTGGTGCCAGCCCAGTACTTACACTGGTGTATTCTAAATGCACACCCTCAGCGTCGAGGACCCTCTCTTcatttgctttttctcttttctttcagaCTTTCAGATGCCATTTTGAGGTCTGGGTGATCCCGTGGCAGCACTGGA from Polypterus senegalus isolate Bchr_013 chromosome 16, ASM1683550v1, whole genome shotgun sequence encodes:
- the LOC120516887 gene encoding cystatin-F is translated as MGTGGQRHLLLITACLVACCAGVCGLSSQAANVLSFTIQPGSLKPINTTDSGVQRAVKVATYEYNNRSNDEFIFRASEVDEAEIQVVKGVKYFLAVKISRTVCHKRDRPDLDNCDFQPDGRLKQTFRCHFEVWVIPWQHWIKTTALLCH